The Salvelinus fontinalis isolate EN_2023a chromosome 32, ASM2944872v1, whole genome shotgun sequence nucleotide sequence GCTTTTTTTATATGTTAATAACTCGCTGACAAATGAACTAAGTCCGTAGGCTGAGTCCTTTACGCTCTACCATCTTGTTTTCCCAGCCTGATCGTTCTGGGCCTGAGAAACCTGGGGGAAACCCTCCAGCCCAAGGAGCTGCTGTGTCACTACCTGCTCCGCGCCAAGAGGGTCTCTCAGCTCCGTGACCACATTATGGAGAAGTGTAAACACACCCATCCCAACAACGTCATCAAGGTAGGACCCGGATATACAAATTATATGCACTATTACTGAAGTAAATGTGTTAGGGCGACTGTTTATAGTCTGGGATAGTTCACACAAATGTTCTAAATGTCCAGTTTCTAGTTGTTTCCTTAACCTGGACCTGTTCTTTAGTCCAGGAGAGGGAGTGATCCACACTCTAGATTTGTCCACATATCCACTAACATGAACTAATACTCAACTAACATTAGCATTGACCATAAACAATATGAACGAATGGACCTCAAAAAGCGCCTCTCCCCATGTCGTTTTTTTAacaatgatatatatttttttaaaataaaaggcCTACCAGCTCCAGAAAGTGATCCTTCCCATGCCGGTGGCCTGTGAGCGAGTGAAGCCGGGTGACCTGCGTCcttcagtggagagagaggagagatccaTGCCCGGATGGCTGAGGGTACCAACTACATTTAGAATACTACTGCCTGATCCCAATCACAAATCAACACCTAGGATAGTTAGtaactacagtggcaagaaaaagtatgtgaaccctttggaattacctggatttctgcataaattggtcataaaatgtgatcatcatctaagtcacaacaatagacaaacactgtCTGCTTaatctaataacacacaaacaattatacgttttcatgtctttattgaacacacagtgtaaacattcacagtgcagggtgggaaaagtatgtgaacccttggatttaataactggttgaccatcctttggcagcaataacctcaaccaaacgttttctgtagttgcggatcagacctgcacaacagtcaggaggaattttggaccattcctctttacaaaactgtttcagttcagcaatattcttgggatgtctggtgtgaactgctctcttgaggtcatgccacagcatctcaatcgggttgaggtcaggacttttcttctgttgaagccattttgttgttgatttacttctgtgttttgggtcgttgtcctgttgcatcacccaacttctgttgagcttcaattggcagacagatcgCCTTACATTGTcatgcaaaatgtcttgataaacttgggaattcatttttcagtcaatgatagcaagctgtccagacaatgaggcagcaaagcagccccaaaccatgatactccctccaccatactgtacagttgggatgaggttttgatgttggtgtgctgtgccttttttctccacacagtgttgtgtgttccttccaaacaattcaactgtagtttcatctgtccacagaatattttgccagtagcgctgtggaacatccaggtgcacttttgcaaacttcagatgtgcagcaatgttttttttggacagcagtggcttcttccgtggtgtcctcccatgaacaccattcttgtttgcAGGACGGctactcctagggagagtagtaaCAGTGCTGATGGACtcatgaacatcaaggcttttagagatacttttgtaaccccttccagctttatgcaagtcaacaattcttgatcttaggtcttctgagatcttttTTTttaggcatggttcacatcagccAATGCtttttgtgaatagcaaactcaaatttgtgagttttttattattattttttaataggGCAGGGCAGTTCTaatcaacatctccaatctcgtctcttTGGGGTTCACCTAAggcttcacatactttttccgacctacactgtgaatgtttaaattatgtattcaatataggcaagaaaaatacaatatgagtgttattagtttaaaacctgttaagcagactgtgtttgtctattgttgtgaagatcagatgaagatcagatcaaatgttatgaccaatttattcagaaatccaggtaattccactGTATATTGTTGGCCACCTAGCCTTCCATTTGTCCTAGGAGAGAGTCCACCATATTGTTTATGCTTGTTATTGTCAGATATTCTAACAATAAAGGTTGTTTTGGACTGGAAGTTTCTTTATTTCAGTGAAGATGAAAAAAGGAGGACGTTTCAGGAACCAGCTAAATAGTTCATATTGATTTAAGTAACTGTTCTGTTCCTACAGAGAAGTTTGCCTTATATCTACGAGGCAATCAGAGAAATCAACATCTCGCCGGATACAGAAGCCATGTCGGCATGTCAATCAAAGAAAGCCCCACTCGTCACTCTTCTCTTCAGTTCCTCCAGAACTTTGGACTACAGCTTCCCTCCCGGGACTCGCTACCCGACCCAACTCCCCGACAGCCTTTCATTCCAGCGCTGTGGCTTCAGGCGCTGGCACCGTCCACCACCCTGTGACCTCTCGCTGTCCCTGGCTGTATCGCACAACGCCACCCAGAGTCTGGGAAGTGGAACTACATGCTCTGAAAATAATTCCCAGACAGGTGCTGTGATTCAGCAGTGCATGGCCCACCACAAACTGCGGCCCATCCAGCCTGCAACATCCAAACCTCCTTCTCTTCAGCATCCCACCAAGCCTCATCTGAAACGTCCCCTCAAGCCTCAACCCAAACCTTCCCAGAAGCCCCTGCACGTCATCCTCAATTTGCCTGCCCCAGTGCCCGCAGCTGTCCTTTGTCCTGCCCCTTCCGCCAGGGTGTTGGCCTCCCGGTTGTCACATTTCGCTCCATTGGCCAAAGACCTGGTTGCTCGGAAGTTCAGCACGTTCGCCAACCTCCGCAGGCTGCCCAGGTTGCTGCCAGCTCCTCCACCCAACAACAAGAACCCTCCCCAAACAAACCTGAATACTGTGGCCCCCAACAGTGGAGAAAACCTCCTTTTGTTGCCCCACATGAGTAGTGGAACAGCCTCTACTGTTACCGAAACCCAAACCTCGGTCTCTACTACGACTCCTATCGAACAATTCAAGAAAAACTCCTCCAGGAGGAGCCGGCGGCGGGTAACAAAGAAACCTAAAATCAGCCTGAAGTGTGAGGGGAAGCCCCAGCCTTTAGCTTCTACGGAACCTGCCCTGGACCAGGCTCTGACCCCATACGACTATCTCACAGTTGTAATGGAGGAAGATGGGGTGGATGAGGATGGAGGTGATTTTGATATGCCCCTCCTGGCCCTGTCGGAGTCCTCTGCCAGCCCCCCGGGGAGCGTTGACTCCGATGACCCCGCTGAGGAGTCAGAGGCGGGGCAGGAGATAACGCTGACCCTATCGCCCGGGCCGTCAGATATGGGGGACGGAGGGTGGGAGGgtgaagagggaaggggagacaGAGATCAGGAGGTAGAGGAAGTGATGTCACCAGCTTCCGAGGAGTCCACGTTGTCCGTGCCAGAGCTGCAGGTGAGTGAGGTCATGCGACACGTTCATGCGACACATGAACATATGAATACATTTTATTTACCAAGTTATTTACATGTCACACGTCTCATAGTTTGGGTTTGTGTGTTATCTTTCCTTGTAGGAGACGATGGAGAAACTGTCATGGCTGGCGTCAGGGGGGAGGTCAGAGGACTTGGAAGAGGGTGAACGATCAGGCACACCCTCAGGTTAGCTTCCCACCTATCTTTAAACGCCACAACATGGATGGACACAGTTCTTTTTTTCCCtcttgttttatttttttcagtAGCAGTGGCAGATTTAGCAAGGGTGGGGTCTTCCTATGCGGGGTGGCTGATTTGTGTCTTCCAGGGGCATACATCTATATATCTACATTTATAAATAAAACTTTATTACATTTCTTGCAGTGGCGGCCACGATTTGGCAGCGGTGGTGCTCCGCTGCTAAATGCATAAAGGGGAAACACTGCACATAGGTTCATGAAATATGTCAAtgctattaaatcctttcagaTTTCTACCAAGTCCTAGGGGTCTATTTGGAATTAGGgagtcctcctcctctcccatctaaCCACACCTGCTGGATTTGATTTGTCCTTCCCAGAATGCCATAGTAGTAGCCTCAACCCTCCTAGCTCAAGGCACGAGCAGCATCACACTGGAGTAGTCGGCAGCAAGGGGATATCCAAAAGCCCACCGATCGTCTACGACCATGACGACCTACTCGACAGCGACCCCCTGAGGGAGAAGAAGGAAATAGCCTTCGCTCAGAATTATCTCAACAGGGTAAATAATGATGATGATTCATTTTATTTATAAAGCACATTTCTCGCACCCAAGGTGCTTAAAAGGCTGCAAAGACTTTGGGCTACATTTTCTGTCTGATGAACAGCCCTCTAATGCCCCAAAAAATAGTTGAATTGTACTGGGTGGCATTCATTCCGAAACTACATCGGAATAAGGCAGCTTGCGATTGGATGCAGTGCATCACCATGCAATACGTTGTGGCGCTATTCACAGTTATAGCCACCCCCCCTCATCAACATCATTTAGATTTCTgcctaaatagacatacccaaaCTTGATTATTTTCACGAGTTGGTCATAAACAATAACTGTTGTTGTGTGGTGTTAGAAAGGTCTGGAACTCCTTTCTGGTACATGTTGTTttataaattgctgaggtgtagtcactttGAGGACCCATGCTCAAATATTATGAAAAAATCATGATTTACCCCCCTATTCAACAAAAGTGAGGCAATAGGGCTTGAAATGACTAACATGCTTTCTGAATTTAATAGCAAATTAGAAACAACTTGCTATAAGATTTAGCCTTTTTTTATAACAGTCAAATAAATATGACCATACTTAGTGACAGGACAATATTGTCACAATTTCATATAACTGACGACAGATACATTTCTCCCAAACGTCCACTGAGTGGCGCAGAGACGCCGTTCGAATGTGTGCAGATTCATTACAACTTCGGCTTTAAACAGTCATTTTGTCCTCCTGTGACCAAGAGAACGCGGTCTTGTTTCAATCCTATGAAATTAGTTAGTACATGTATGCAAGTTCTACATCCAGCTGAGAATATCAGTCACTCGGAGGAAGAGCAAATCAATTCTTTGTCTGGATAGGCCTGAAGATGTGACGTGTCACTCCCTATGCAAATGTGGGGTCTGAAACCTGACACTTCAAGTCCGCTCCGCTGAGAGAGTGGCAGCACAGAGCAGACAGTTGGGGGTTTCTGGCACTATAAGGAACGGGACCCTACGACATTCACAGAGCGCTTTGTATACCAAAATGTCAGTTGGAACCGGTCAAGAACCGCCACAAATCCCCTATATACGGAATTTAACCACCTAAGAGGATGTAAGAAATCCTTAATCCTACTGCAAATATAACTCTCTGCATATCCTACTATATaactctctcctgctctctgaccaggtgtgtcaTGCCCTGCAGGAGGTGCCGGGGCGCGTGGAGGAGTTTCTGGAGGTACTCTATGAGTTTGAGCAGGACGAAGATGAGCATACCTCTGTGGAACTCTTCATGAGGCTAAAACCTGTTCTGAACAAGTGGCCGGAGCTGCTCCGAGACTTTGCTGCCTTCCTCCATCCCGAACAAGCCCAGGAGTGTGGACTGGTATGTGCTGGCTTGGCCTCCTATACACTTTGAAAATCTACACTTTGAAACTCGTCCATTACCTGTGTTTGGCTGTGATTACATCAAAACTAGCTGTTTTTTGTGTGTAACAGTGGTCAGTGTTAATTTTCCTTTTCCTCCTCCCCCTGCCGtagctgtcagagcagcaggCGTTTGAGCGTAGCCGGCACTTCCTGCGACAACTGGAGCTGAGCTTTGGGGAAAACTCCTCCCACTACCGCAAGATAGTGAGCGTCCTTCAAGGAGGCCCTACTCTCAGTCCTGCTGGCATCAAGGAGGTGTGCTAGGGAGTGCTACATTGATTTCACACTCATATGAGCAGACTGTTCTAACTGTTGTGGAAAACAGCAGTATAACATAATTATCAAATCTAGCAAAGCAGAAGGGAGTGAAATATCGTTGTGGAGGAGGGTCCATTTATTTTTCAGATTTGAGAGATGGTAGATTAGAACATTAaatgtctctctttatctttcagGTGAAGGCCCAGATAGCCAACCTTCTCCGAGGTCACACCCACCTGCAGGGGGAATTCTGGGTGTTTTTCAACGAGCTCCACTTACGGCCCTCGTTGCAGTGTCAGACTGAGAACAGAGGCCGTGGTGATGTGACCAACACAAACTCCACTTCCCAGAAGTTGTCAGCAGCAAATAAACCTAAGAGATGCCAAGGCACTAAAGCCACACAAGTAAAGGAGAAAGAAGGGGATCGCTACACCCACCCTGAGCCTTCAGTCTGTGCCAAAAACATCTCACTTACACCCAGTGGAGAGAAAGTCATCCTCTGGACCAGGTTAGAGCCACTGTCCTTCTGTTGTATGCtcatttaaaggggcaatctgcagttgctacatccattttttgacTTATAAATTCATATGTACCCATTTGATTATTGAAGACTATAACAAGAGAAATGGcacatgagcttagttcaactgtcatccATCCTCAGAACCCAAAATAGAAGCTTGTTTacgccaatgtttgtaaacaaagtaaatgtaaacaagcacggtatagcctcaaaacattacAACTACTATGTTCTCATGGATTGTCAGTTCTTGCATCCATACCTTTGTcaatgaatttgagtggttacgtTTCTCCAGGCCCATGATTGCTTTGTTTTCATTGTTTGTAACAGGGAGGCGGACCGTGCCATCTTGACCGCCTGTCAGCAGAAGGGGGCAAATAAAATAACCTTTGAAGCCGTCTCCGCCCAACTTGGCAACAAGACAGCCAATGAGGTGAGAGAGAAGCATAGCGTCTTTTTATAGAGCGGCTGCAACAGAGTAATAGATCAGACATGGGTCCTTTTCCACTTAGTTATGGCACCACCTCCGTCTACGAAACATTCCCTCGTCATGTTGGAAGATCTaactctttaaaaaaatatatacactgctcaaaaaaataaagggaacactaaaataacacatcctagatctgaatgaattaaatattcttattaaatacttttttctttacatagttgaatgtgctgacaacaaaatcacacaaaaatgatcaatggaaatcaaatttatcaacccatggaggtctggatttggagtcacactcaaaattaaagtggaaaaccacactacaggctgatccaactttgatgtaatgtccttaaaagaagtcaaaatgaggctcagtagtgtgtgtggcctccacgtgcctgtatgacctccctacaacgcctgggcatgctcctgatgaggtggcggatggtctcctgagggatctcctcccagacctggactaaagcatccgccaactcctggacagtctgtggtgcaacgtggtgaacctgctttcatctgtgaagagcacagggcgccagtggcgaatttgccaatcttggtgttctctggcaaatgccaaatgtcctgcacggtgttgggctgtaagcacaacccccacctgtggacgtcgggccctcataccaccctcatggagtctgtttctgaccgtttgagcagacacatgcacatttgtggcctgctggaggtcattttgcagggctctggcagtgctcctcctgctcctccttgcacaaaggcggaggtagcggtcctgctgctgggttgttgccctcctacggtctcctccacgtctcctgatgtactggcctgtctcctggtagcgcctccatgctctggacactacgttgacagacacagcaaaccttcttgccacagctcgcattgatgtgccatcctggatgagctgcactacctgagccacttgtgtgggttgtagactccgtctcatgctaccactagagtgaaagcaccgccagtattcaaaagtgaccagaacatcagccaggaagcataggaactgagaagtggtctgtggtcaccacctgcagaaccactcctttattgggggtgtcttgctaattgcctataatttccacctgttgtctattccatttgcacaacagcatgtgaaatgtattgtcaatcagtgttgcttcctaagtggacagtttgatttcatagaagtgtgattgacttggagttacattgtgttgtttaattgttccctttattcttttgagcagtgtatatatttttttattcttttACCGTAACTCTCCTAAATGTGTTCCCTCTAGGTTTGTGCCCGTTTCCAGGATCTCATGCgccttttcctctcctccaccgAGCGGGTGTACTCCGACGAGGAGGTCAGTGACACAGAGCCAACCAGCAGCAGAGCGCCAGACCCAGACTGAGCAGGACCCAACACCAGTGGAACAGTACCGTAATAACACTTAGTCAGCTGGATTGACAAGACTGCAGTCTAAGTCACAGAAAAGGAGGAGCGCTTGACCAATCTCTAAACTTGGTTGGGACTTGACTGTGCTTCCTCTCTGACTCAACACTACTGAAGGTGCAGAAATATGGGTAAGTCTCCTGTTGATGGCGCAGGGGCTATTAAGACACGCCCAGGACTCGTTTCTGTGCTAGTATGCATAGACGAAGTACAAATGTTCCAAATGTGTTAATATGTTCAGGCCATGAGGTTCCTAGTGTTATGAGGTGCTAAAATGTGAAATAGAATCCCTCTTGAATGTATGAAGGAGAAAAGCGCATAAGATGTACAAGAGTTCTTAGAGCTGTGTCCGGCTACAAGTAATATTGGATGAGCTCCTGAGGGCCTTCCAAATCACAATTAAGAGAAACACATTGCACCGTAAGAATCAGTGTAGACAATAGCACAATCATGTTGAATTAAAGTTTGCTGAAATGTAAAAAAGGGATAAAAATGGACAATTGGTTGCCAACTGTAGTGTTTTCATTATGACGTGGATTGACTGATACTGGAGAGTTAGATGCTTTGCTGGTTGCTAGTATGACTGTTTGAATAAAGTGTACATAATTGTTTTATATAATGGACAACCAGACTGTTATTTGCATTCAGTGAACTTTTTATTGCTGTACTATGACACCAACCATTAAATAGGCTTTATTATGAATGGTTCAAGAGCAGTGTTTTAACTATTTTAAACTAAGTTGTAGTTTCCAGAACTGACTGAAAAACATGCTTCATTAACATGCATATACTATACAGTAGTTTTATTATCTGTATTATTGGGTTCTGAGAATGAAAtgtacttattcatgtcactgagggagagagggtaatgtataacatTTACATTGTCAGGATTTGTTATTGTTAGGCATCAGGGATCCTatgagaagagacacagtctggtacaaATCACCATGACAGCCTTGAATTGGggagtgagcactttggggtAGAGGTCAGATCAGATGAAGTGCGGAAGAACAGTtatcactaaggttctgtctagcaaaAGAGATGTGTTGGCTGTTCAGATGTGGAGGAGGAGACTCCGCCTATGAGAAAGGGTtaaaatatcagtgcttgtgtgaaatgtcattgtctaatgcagctgtcttgatcctctgggaagaattaacttggtttaagctttcatagtgtgTGAGTTTACTCTGAGGACTAGAACCTAATAATATCCAAAAGATTGTGAGGTCAGCAGTAACTTAAACTACTATATACACAATTGGTACAATGCAATGCAGCAGATGGACTACAGGAGACACACATTTTACTATCACATCTCATATATAATATACTACTCTGTATGCACTGAATATATGCTGATTGACTCTCTAGTCTAACTGACAAAGTGTCAGCTTTGAGCCCATGTAAACTCCAAACGCGGGATGGGGGGGCTCTGTAAACGTGGTTTGGAATGTATGCAGGTGGGTCGCTGTGTCACTGGCGACACTGTAGAAGGCGAGAGTGCCAGCCGGCCAGTCCAGACACACCCCAAATGTGTCTGGACTAATGCTTCTCCCATTGTGACAGAAGTGATTGCCTTCACGATGACAGACCAAGCTAAAGGACTTGTTATTCATCCCGATCATGCTTTCCGAGCCCTCGCCTTTCCTGTTGATTCTTTTTATATGTGGCTCCGACGTCAACGTTCGTCCTGCTCCACTCTATTTCCCAGTAACAGCGTGAAGTCAGATACTCTTTGCCCAGAATTTGGCGACAGTGCTGAAATCTAACTAGGAGATCAAGAGGTTGCAGGTTCTTTACGTTTCGCGTCACCTCTCGGTTCCCCTTTGAGCGTGACAGATGTGGGTGCACTGTGTTTGGGTCCAGACTGAGCAGACAGGCATCTACAGACAAGTTTGAGGGCAATAAGAAAAATGGCTAGTGTCAGGCTTTGTGTTTGGGTAAACGGAACACAACTGAACCAGTTTAATGACTTTATACAAGAGTGTTCAAATTCTCTCACATTAATGTTAACATgtgtaaaatgtttttgtttgacTACTTGTAGCCCACATTTTATTGTAATTCCTATCTAGCACAGACTTACATTTTCTCAGCCCTGCTTTGTCCCTGCATTCCCCACCACTCGGTGGAGAAAATCGAAGGCCCAGTCAGTGATTTAGTGATTCAGATTCAGTCAATATAGTTTGGTACAGAAGCTCAGAAACCCTGAGATGGTAAAAAGATTTTCTTCAGTATCAAGGTTTTGCTCGTTCTTTTGAGTTTACCTGAGTTTCTTCAGCATACTGTGTGGATCTTCCAGTACAGCAGAGAGCTGCTTCACTCCCGAGTCGCCTGGGTGATTGTAACTCAGGTCCAGCTCTTTCAGGTGTGAAGGGTTGGATCTCAGAGCCGAAGCCAGATAAatacagccttcctctgtgattCTACAGCCAGACAACCTGCAAAGAGACAAAATCAAGAACTTGTCCCCTTCCTAGCATCTGATATGTCTTGGAAAAACATTTGCCTTTAGAGAAATGTCAGATTCTCAGAAAGCGGATTAAACAAAAGAGAAGGGCGCAACTTTGCATTCTGaacttaaaaaaataataattacagagcaaatccatcaagggggggggggggatcaatgaATT carries:
- the LOC129831164 gene encoding GON-4-like protein isoform X1; this encodes MMNLDRKRNSSSLKGGPDRSIRTEKPQSVRPPASHNAPSPLTTEASGIVTTSKEERGLEVHGTSSPWRRSPRFKSQSLLGQVPSVDLLVAEGSPGQVANEEEAVQCSPAQCSPAQCPPQTEEDTDTDLVITMDERHGGGHKGSRKKVGVKRKKRAADRGVGERQQEGDGPEVEIDRELDRELENKSRQHNLTTANVRNIIHEVITNEHVVAMMKAAINETEAVPVFEPKMTRSKFKEVVEKGVVIPTWNISPIKKVNKEKAQQFVDIQLAEEDSSDEEYCPDEEEEDETAEDTFQESDMESTASSPRGTRGGFHRKIPTEWDDDRSCSPMQVNHSRSRHLKVEVVPMGPPPPPQPSSSSGPQGFYTTRAPPEFSFLEKLHAVEEELAIGPVCLEPYQPPLADGLMACRTRSKRPLRDVPMGQLEAELCAPDITPDMYGCDSAPEDPEWTHWLQGIMTSDMYNDEEGDDDDDDPEYNFLAESDEPDVEDYRNDRAVRITKKEVNQLMEELFETFQDELTTQEQDGEGHEEEEREEEAPALGTPTFNTPPDIPLEDPMAEVTAGRYRTVKEQLGAIRRRRALLESQGLLVPRALITKPREPPPPFTPTLSHHQRLQLQQQVQQHVQLLTQVHMLTSPVAALQSEAATTKQFLMELQMFAQRGELTQRGELTQGPVETGFTSVFRACNLQGALSLLEELRLSPIPYQEAPNEPRTCRRVRKHPSMPPQLAWLFATRPVFLYPELLPHVSLDPALHSARSVSMFTAGEDCLIVLGLRNLGETLQPKELLCHYLLRAKRVSQLRDHIMEKCKHTHPNNVIKAYQLQKVILPMPVACERVKPGDLRPSVEREERSMPGWLRRSLPYIYEAIREINISPDTEAMSACQSKKAPLVTLLFSSSRTLDYSFPPGTRYPTQLPDSLSFQRCGFRRWHRPPPCDLSLSLAVSHNATQSLGSGTTCSENNSQTGAVIQQCMAHHKLRPIQPATSKPPSLQHPTKPHLKRPLKPQPKPSQKPLHVILNLPAPVPAAVLCPAPSARVLASRLSHFAPLAKDLVARKFSTFANLRRLPRLLPAPPPNNKNPPQTNLNTVAPNSGENLLLLPHMSSGTASTVTETQTSVSTTTPIEQFKKNSSRRSRRRVTKKPKISLKCEGKPQPLASTEPALDQALTPYDYLTVVMEEDGVDEDGGDFDMPLLALSESSASPPGSVDSDDPAEESEAGQEITLTLSPGPSDMGDGGWEGEEGRGDRDQEVEEVMSPASEESTLSVPELQETMEKLSWLASGGRSEDLEEGERSGTPSECHSSSLNPPSSRHEQHHTGVVGSKGISKSPPIVYDHDDLLDSDPLREKKEIAFAQNYLNRVCHALQEVPGRVEEFLEVLYEFEQDEDEHTSVELFMRLKPVLNKWPELLRDFAAFLHPEQAQECGLLSEQQAFERSRHFLRQLELSFGENSSHYRKIVSVLQGGPTLSPAGIKEVKAQIANLLRGHTHLQGEFWVFFNELHLRPSLQCQTENRGRGDVTNTNSTSQKLSAANKPKRCQGTKATQVKEKEGDRYTHPEPSVCAKNISLTPSGEKVILWTREADRAILTACQQKGANKITFEAVSAQLGNKTANEVCARFQDLMRLFLSSTERVYSDEEVSDTEPTSSRAPDPD
- the LOC129831164 gene encoding GON-4-like protein isoform X3, producing the protein MMNLDRKRNSSSLKGGPDRSIRTEKPQSVRPPASHNAPSPLTTEASGIVTTSKEERGLEVHGTSSPWRRSPRFKSQSLLGQVPSVDLLVAEGSPGQVANEEEAVQCSPAQCSPAQCPPQTEEDTDTDLVITMDERHGGGHKGSRKKVGVKRKKRAADRGVGERQQEGDGPEVEIDRELDRELENKSRQHNLTTANVRNIIHEVITNEHVVAMMKAAINETEAVPVFEPKMTRSKFKEVVEKGVVIPTWNISPIKKVNKEKAQQFVDIQLAEEDSSDEEYCPDEEEEDETAEDTFQESDMESTASSPRGTRGGFHRKIPTEWDDDRSCSPMQVNHSRSRHLKVEVVPMGPPPPPQPSSSSGPQGFYTTRAPPEFSFLEKLHAVEEELAIGPVCLEPYQPPLADGLMACRTRSKRPLRDVPMGQLEAELCAPDITPDMYGCDSAPEDPEWTHWLQGIMTSDMYNDEEGDDDDDDPEYNFLAESDEPDVEDYRNDRAVRITKKEVNQLMEELFETFQDELTTQEQDGEGHEEEEREEEAPALGTPTFNTPPDIPLEDPMAEVTAGRYRTVKEQLGAIRRRRALLESQGLLVPRALITKPREPPPPFTPTLSHHQRLQLQQQVQQHVQLLTQVHMLTSPVAALQSEAATTKQFLMELQMFAQRGELTQRGELTQGPVETGFTSVFRACNLQGALSLLEELRLSPIPYQEAPNEPRTCRRVRKHPSMPPQLAWLFATRPVFLYPELLPHVSLDPALHSARSVSMFTAGEDCLIVLGLRNLGETLQPKELLCHYLLRAKRVSQLRDHIMEKCKHTHPNNVIKAYQLQKVILPMPVACERVKPGDLRPSVEREERSMPGWLRRSLPYIYEAIREINISPDTEAMSACQSKKAPLVTLLFSSSRTLDYSFPPGTRYPTQLPDSLSFQRCGFRRWHRPPPCDLSLSLAVSHNATQSLGSGTTCSENNSQTGAVIQQCMAHHKLRPIQPATSKPPSLQHPTKPHLKRPLKPQPKPSQKPLHVILNLPAPVPAAVLCPAPSARVLASRLSHFAPLAKDLVARKFSTFANLRRLPRLLPAPPPNNKNPPQTNLNTVAPNSGENLLLLPHMSSGTASTVTETQTSVSTTTPIEQFKKNSSRRSRRRVTKKPKISLKCEGKPQPLASTEPALDQALTPYDYLTVVMEEDGVDEDGGDFDMPLLALSESSASPPGSVDSDDPAEESEAGQEITLTLSPGPSDMGDGGWEGEEGRGDRDQEVEEVMSPASEESTLSVPELQETMEKLSWLASGGRSEDLEEGERSGTPSECHSSSLNPPSSRHEQHHTGVVGSKGISKSPPIVYDHDDLLDSDPLREKKEIAFAQNYLNREVPGRVEEFLEVLYEFEQDEDEHTSVELFMRLKPVLNKWPELLRDFAAFLHPEQAQECGLLSEQQAFERSRHFLRQLELSFGENSSHYRKIVSVLQGGPTLSPAGIKEVKAQIANLLRGHTHLQGEFWVFFNELHLRPSLQCQTENRGRGDVTNTNSTSQKLSAANKPKRCQGTKATQVKEKEGDRYTHPEPSVCAKNISLTPSGEKVILWTREADRAILTACQQKGANKITFEAVSAQLGNKTANEVCARFQDLMRLFLSSTERVYSDEEVSDTEPTSSRAPDPD